GGACTTTTCCGACTGCGTGAAATTCGCCAACGAAAACCCCGTGACCTACATCGCGACAATGGACGGCGACCAGCCCCGGGTCCGGGCGTTTGCCATGTGGTTTGCCGACGAGACCGGGTTCTATTACCACACCGGAACCCCGAAGAGTGTCTGGAAGCAGCTCACGAAGAACCCGAAGGTCGAGCTCTGCTTCTACAACCCCGAGGGTGCCGGCAGGATGATGCGGGTCACGGGAGCGGTCGAGTTTCTCGACGATGCGGCCTTAAAAGAGCGGCTCGTCAGAGAGCGGTCGTGGCTCCTCCAGATCGGGATCACCGGCCCCGCCGACCCGAAACTCGCCGTCTTTCGCGTGGCGCACGGCGAGGCATACTTCTGGACGATGGAACAGAACATGCGGGAAGCCGAAGCGCCCCGCGTCAGGTTCTAGGCGCCCTGGAGTGCGAAGATCAGTCCATCGACCTCCCGCAGGCGGAACACGTCCGCCGGTAGGGGTCGATGCACCCTCCGCACGACGGGCACGTGTAATCGGCCTGCACCTGCCGTCCCCACTCTTCGGGCCCGAGAGCGGTGAGTCTCCTGATATTCTCCGTAAGGTCGATCCGGTATCGGCCACGATAGAGTTTATCGAGAGACCCCCGGGTCGGGCAGGGGAACTCCGGGCATTCGCCGCAGTGGTCGAGTTGCCGCTCCAGGACGCATCTCCGGATCCGGCACTTCCACTTCGAGGTGCGTTTCTGACGGGGGTCTTCGGAACGGCAGCCGTGGCACCTCCCGGAGAGAAAGCAGGAGGCGAGAGCGCAGTTCACGCCGCACATCCCGACAGTATCCGGATAGAGAGTTCGCGCCATGCTACCCCGGACGATCTACCAGTCCTTCTTCATCGCCTCTGCCTTCAGGTCCTTCGGCATCAGTTCGATCGCGTAACGGAGCGCCGTCCGGGGCATGACTCTCTTGTTCGCCATGACGTAGGAGAAGACCTCGCCCGTATGCTTCCGGCTCGCCTCCTTGAGGAGCCACCCGTAGCCTTTCTGAACCAGGTCGTCCGTGTCGGTCAGGAGGAGATTCGCAATCTCGATGGCTTCGGCAAGGAACTCCCCGTGCTTCGCCGGCACGATCAGCGAGACCGCCGCCGCCCGCCGCATCCAGCGGTTCTTCGACTGCGTCCAGCGTTTCAGTTCCTCGATCCCCTCCGGATAGCGGACGATGAAGTCTCCGACGGCATGGTTGCAGAGGCCGTCGCAGGTGGCCCAGTTGGTGATATAGTTCTCAATCCAGTGGCGGAAGACGGCGATATCACCGGGCTCGCAGCGGTCGGCGAGGTGCTGGGCCCACTCCGAGACGACGAACGCCTCCTCCATCATCCCCGACGAATAGAGTTCCTCGCAGAGGGCGAAGATCTCCTCTTTCTCGCGGGCTTTGACCTCCTTCCAGTATCTCTTCGCGATCGAGACCGCGGTTGCCGTCTTCATCCCGTAGCACCGGACCTCTTCCTTGAAGAATCGCTGGCCGCTCTCCCGGATCTCGGGGTCCGCGTGCGCCGTAAACTCCTCCCGTATCGCTTCAACGACCGGATCCATATGCAGGTGTACGGAGAGAGGAGGGATAAACAATGCGGCACTCATATCCACGTGCCGCCCGATCCGGGGGCGGGGCGTGCCTGGTGGCGGCGTAAGAATCAAAAGATGCAGAGGATCTATCGGGAGATCACGGCTGCCGGCCGTTCCGGCGGTGCACGCCTGCAGGCACCAGGAGTTCGAACCGTGCTCCCTCCCCCGGAACCCCGGTCTCCCTGATGGAGAGCCCGGTTATGGCGAGGACTTCTTTTGCGAGGAACAACCCGAAGCCGGTGTGGTTGAAGTATTTTCGCTCGAAGATGTTCTGTTTCTCGCTCCCGGGGACACCGGCTCCGTCGTCTTCGCAGACGATCCGCAGGCAGCCGTCAGAATTTTCGGTGGAAAACGCAATCTTCGAGAGTTTTCCACCGTGCCTCAGGGCATTCTCCGCCATGTTGTAGAAGACCTTTTCGAGGAGCGGGTCGGCAAAGACCTCGATGTCCCGGATATCGACCGCGAGCGTCACTGATCCGAGGTCGAGGTCATCCGTCGCCTGCATGATCGTCGACCTGACGTCCTGCCATCTGGGCAGCTGGACGCCGATCTCCTGATACTCCTTGGTGAACTCGATCTGGCGGCGGGCTATCGCTCCGGCCTTGCCCATCTTCTCAAGGTAATCGCGGAAGAGCGGATCGGTTGCCTGTTCCTCAGCAAGGCGGAGGTAGCCGAGAACCACGGTGAGCTGGTTGAGGACGTCGTGCCGGGTGATGCTCGAGAGGAGGTTCAACTTTTTGTTTGCCAGTCTGACGGCTTCTTCCGTCTTCTTACGCTGAGTGATGTCGCGTGCGATCCCAACCGTTCCGATGACCTCCCCGTGTCTGTCCAGGATGGGCGACCGTATCGTCTCGAAGACGGATCTGCTCTGCCCCACGTCGATGAAACTCTCCTCGGCTACGGCCTGTTCTTTGCTCGCCATCACCTTCCGGTTTTCCTCTTCGAATATCTCTGCCGCGCATCTCCCGAAACAGCGGTGGCAGGTATTGCCTATCAGGCTCTCCGGGTCAGCTTCTACGACCTCGCCGAACTTCCTGTTCACCGCAATGAATCGTGAGTCGGCATCGGTCAGCCAGGCAAGATCCGGGATGTTGTCGATGATGGTCTGCAGTTCGGCATTCTTCTTCTGCAGCGCCTCCTCCATCCGCTTGCGTTCGGTGATATCCTGGTTCGCGCCGTAGACCTTCACGGGTTTCCCGTCGGCATCCTTCACGCACTTGATCCTGGCGATGATATGGCGGATCGTGCCGTCCCTGCGTATGATCCGGTGCTCTACCTGCTGGACTTCCGGAACGGCCCCTTCCGTCGTTCGGGCCATCACCTCGCCAATGGCCTGGAGGTCGTCGGGATGCACGAACTCTCGTGCATACCTCTCCATGGGCATCACGTTCCCGCCCTCTCTGGCCGCGGTCGTCCCGTAAAGAGAATAGAACTGGTCGTTGAACGTGAACGTCTGGGCTTCGACGTCCTCCTCCCATTTCACCAGCTGGGCAATATCCATCGCGTTTGTCAGCTGGGCCTCGGTCTGGCGTGCGATCTCTTCCGCTCTCTTCCGTTCCGTGATATCGAAGAGGAAGACAATGCTCTCCGTCGTGCCGGGGATCATGTCGATGTTCGCGAAGAGATCGCGGATCTCGCCGGAACGCGAGAGGAACCTGAACTCATACTGGGTCTTGGCCTTCTCTTCACTCTCGCGCCGGAGCAGGTGCTGCTCTTTCATCCTCGCGAGGTCTTCGGGGACGACGAACTCTGTCCAGCGCTTCTTTCCCTCGATCTCGGACTTCGGGTAGCCGGCAAGACGCTCGAACTGCGCGTTTACGAGGCCTATGGTGCAATCGGCTTCGAGGACCATGACTGCGGTGCTGGTGTTCTCGAAGACCCTCCGGTATCTCTGGATATGGTTGTAGTCTGCCGTAAGACTGGCTACGCCGCTCTCCATCCCGGCGAGTGCCGCGGCAACCTCCTTCTGCTCTTCTGCAGGGAGCTGTTCAAGCAGGGGTTGGAGTGTTCTTCGGAGGTGTTCCAGTTGCTCCATGTCAGATCCTGTGCGGTTTTGGTAGGGCGACACATGGGGTTTTGCCGGAGAAACTACAGGTGCTTGTCCCTGTTCCGGCCTTTCCTTACATGAAAAGCGCCGGTCAGCAGATATGCTGGAACCCGTTATGAGGTTCTCCGATGTTTGATGCTGCTTATACCCGGTGTATTGCGGCGTCGAGGTCCGGCCCGCTGTCCCGTCGGCAATGGTCCGAACATACGGCTATCTATAGCCAACAGAAGCATTCAATCCTATATAGCCATTTGCTTTTTTCAGTGGCCGTTATCCTGCCTCTTTAGTTAAATGAGCATCTTAGAACTGCGATAGAGGCTCAGGACTGGCGTATATCCGGTTTCCCGACGGTGAAGGCGTAACCACGACCCCGGGTGAAGGTTCATGGAAAGGCCCTGTCCGGTCTCCGGCGGAGTCACTGGCCCACCCTGTCGCTCCTGCGCTCAAGGAGGAGCACGTCCCGCCATCTGCCGTCCTTCATCCGGCCTATGCGCTCGCGGCGGCCGACAACTCGAAACCCATGCCGTTTGTGGAGAGCGAGGCTCGCTTCGTTCTCCGGGAAGATGCCTGCCTGCAGCGTCCAGAACCCTTCCCGCTCCGATGCGGCGATGAGCGCGGAGAGGAGCGCGCTCCCGACTCCCAGCCCCCGGGCGTCTCTCTCGACGTAGACGCTGACCTCGGCCACGCCGGCGTAGACCGGGCGGCTGGAGTTGGGGCTCGCCGCCGCCCAGCCGAAGATCCCCTCGCCGTTGGCCGCGACGAGGCGGCAGGATCTGACGTGGCTCGCGTCCCAGCGCTCCCAGGACGGCGCCTCGGACTCGAACGTCGCGTTGCCGCCAGCGATCCCCTCGAAATAGATCCGGCGGACCTCGTCCCAATCGGCGGCGGTCATCTCTCTGACGGTGAACTCCATCTTACTCCCTCTTCTGCTCGAGCACCGTTCGGCGGGGGTAGAACCCGAACTTCCGGTAGAACGGGAAGGCCTCCTCGTTTCCGTCGGCGACCGAGACCCGTTTTGCGGCCGAACCGTTCGCGTCAAGCCACGCAAGAGCCCGGCGGACGAGTGCCGTGCCGACACCCTGCAAGCGGTATACCTCGTCGACGTAGACGGACTCGATCTCGCCCGCCGATTCCGGTGAGAGGGAACTGATGCAGTAGCCCACGCACTTCTCCACCGCCGGGTCGAAAGCAAGATCGACCCGCAGCGCCCCGGTCTCTGCAAGCCCGGCGAAGTACGCCTTCCGGTCGTCGAAGGTCATTTGCTCATAAAGGGTCTTAAACGCCCGGGCATGTGCATGGTGGTGGGCGTTGAGTTTCTCCCAGAGCGGGCGGATCGTCTCGATCCCGGCGATATCCGTCGTGCGGTACTCGACGGGAGGCGCCGGTGCGGTCATGCCTCCTCTCTTGGTGCCTTCGCCGGGCACCGGGGTGCCGCCCCCTCATCGATGCCGAGGTACTGCGTTCCCCAGGCGCAGAGCGCCTCCATGATCGGGAGGAGGGTCCTGCCGAACTCGGTGACGGCGTACTCCACCCGGGGCGGCACCTCGGGGTAGACCGTCCGTTGCACGACCCCGTCCCCCTCCAGTTCCCGGAGCTGCCGGGTGAGCATCTTCGCGTTGACGCCGGGGAGTTCCCTCTGCAGTTCGGAGAAGCGTTTGACCCCGTCGCAGAGGTGCCAGAGGATGAGCGGCTTCCATTTGCCGCCGATGACGTCGAGAGCCGCTTCCACGGGGCAGTGGAAGGTCCTGCCGTTCTTCGTGTAGGTCATGGTTACACCAACGAAAGTAAGTTACCGGAATGCCTGTATTCCCTATATCTCCTCTTATGGAATATTTTATCCTGATGGTCCGGAACGCCGCGGGCGAAAGGACTATCCGTGCTGACACACCCGGCACCCTGCCGGGAGTGAGGTGCAACCATGAAAAACGAGATTGGAAGGAACTTCTTCATCCCGATGCCGGTCGTGCTCGTCGGGACGCAGGTGAACGGAAAGGCGAACTTCATGGCCGTGGGCTGGTGCTCGCGGGCGAATGCCAGCCCGCCGATGATCCTCTGCGGGATCGCGAATACCCACCATACCCCGAAAGGGATCGCGGAGACGCAGACCTTCTCGGTGAACGTCCCCTCCGCGGCCCTGGTGGAGAAGACCGATTACTGCGGGATCGTCTCCGGTAACACGGTCGACAAGTCGAGCGTCTTCGACGTCTTTTACGGGACGCTCGAGACCGCACCGATGATCCGGGAGTGCCCGGTCAACCTCGAGTGCCGGCTCGTCGAGACCGTAGCGCTCCCGACCCATACAGT
The genomic region above belongs to Methanoculleus horonobensis and contains:
- a CDS encoding pyridoxamine 5'-phosphate oxidase family protein, coding for MDFSDCVKFANENPVTYIATMDGDQPRVRAFAMWFADETGFYYHTGTPKSVWKQLTKNPKVELCFYNPEGAGRMMRVTGAVEFLDDAALKERLVRERSWLLQIGITGPADPKLAVFRVAHGEAYFWTMEQNMREAEAPRVRF
- a CDS encoding DUF3795 domain-containing protein, translating into MARTLYPDTVGMCGVNCALASCFLSGRCHGCRSEDPRQKRTSKWKCRIRRCVLERQLDHCGECPEFPCPTRGSLDKLYRGRYRIDLTENIRRLTALGPEEWGRQVQADYTCPSCGGCIDPYRRTCSACGRSMD
- a CDS encoding DNA alkylation repair protein encodes the protein MDPVVEAIREEFTAHADPEIRESGQRFFKEEVRCYGMKTATAVSIAKRYWKEVKAREKEEIFALCEELYSSGMMEEAFVVSEWAQHLADRCEPGDIAVFRHWIENYITNWATCDGLCNHAVGDFIVRYPEGIEELKRWTQSKNRWMRRAAAVSLIVPAKHGEFLAEAIEIANLLLTDTDDLVQKGYGWLLKEASRKHTGEVFSYVMANKRVMPRTALRYAIELMPKDLKAEAMKKDW
- a CDS encoding PAS domain S-box protein; the protein is MEQLEHLRRTLQPLLEQLPAEEQKEVAAALAGMESGVASLTADYNHIQRYRRVFENTSTAVMVLEADCTIGLVNAQFERLAGYPKSEIEGKKRWTEFVVPEDLARMKEQHLLRRESEEKAKTQYEFRFLSRSGEIRDLFANIDMIPGTTESIVFLFDITERKRAEEIARQTEAQLTNAMDIAQLVKWEEDVEAQTFTFNDQFYSLYGTTAAREGGNVMPMERYAREFVHPDDLQAIGEVMARTTEGAVPEVQQVEHRIIRRDGTIRHIIARIKCVKDADGKPVKVYGANQDITERKRMEEALQKKNAELQTIIDNIPDLAWLTDADSRFIAVNRKFGEVVEADPESLIGNTCHRCFGRCAAEIFEEENRKVMASKEQAVAEESFIDVGQSRSVFETIRSPILDRHGEVIGTVGIARDITQRKKTEEAVRLANKKLNLLSSITRHDVLNQLTVVLGYLRLAEEQATDPLFRDYLEKMGKAGAIARRQIEFTKEYQEIGVQLPRWQDVRSTIMQATDDLDLGSVTLAVDIRDIEVFADPLLEKVFYNMAENALRHGGKLSKIAFSTENSDGCLRIVCEDDGAGVPGSEKQNIFERKYFNHTGFGLFLAKEVLAITGLSIRETGVPGEGARFELLVPAGVHRRNGRQP
- a CDS encoding GNAT family N-acetyltransferase, producing the protein MEFTVREMTAADWDEVRRIYFEGIAGGNATFESEAPSWERWDASHVRSCRLVAANGEGIFGWAAASPNSSRPVYAGVAEVSVYVERDARGLGVGSALLSALIAASEREGFWTLQAGIFPENEASLALHKRHGFRVVGRRERIGRMKDGRWRDVLLLERRSDRVGQ
- a CDS encoding GNAT family N-acetyltransferase; protein product: MTAPAPPVEYRTTDIAGIETIRPLWEKLNAHHHAHARAFKTLYEQMTFDDRKAYFAGLAETGALRVDLAFDPAVEKCVGYCISSLSPESAGEIESVYVDEVYRLQGVGTALVRRALAWLDANGSAAKRVSVADGNEEAFPFYRKFGFYPRRTVLEQKRE
- a CDS encoding winged helix-turn-helix transcriptional regulator → MTYTKNGRTFHCPVEAALDVIGGKWKPLILWHLCDGVKRFSELQRELPGVNAKMLTRQLRELEGDGVVQRTVYPEVPPRVEYAVTEFGRTLLPIMEALCAWGTQYLGIDEGAAPRCPAKAPREEA
- a CDS encoding flavin reductase family protein; the encoded protein is MKNEIGRNFFIPMPVVLVGTQVNGKANFMAVGWCSRANASPPMILCGIANTHHTPKGIAETQTFSVNVPSAALVEKTDYCGIVSGNTVDKSSVFDVFYGTLETAPMIRECPVNLECRLVETVALPTHTVFIGEIVGAYADEGVIRDGKADYAAIDPLLLTMPDNRYHRLGEDAGDAWSAGRSLVQRA